The genomic region TTACATCCACCAGTAATATGTTCGGTCTCGTTGCTGAAGGGTTAAGGTCATCGTGGTTTCTAGAGACTCTTGTAGCCCCAGTGGATTCTTGAATAATGTGCCTTCTTGATTCACTTTCCTTTTcacacataaaatattaaaaatttgatcAAACCCTTTGGCGGGCCCAATTTGGTATaataaattgtcaaattttaataatttatgttttaatttattgCATCTAGGGTACCCTAATTAGGGCATGCCGATCGCTGGTTCTTTTGTGCATTGTGCCGTACAAGTATAAAATACTGACAGTTGAACTGTTGATGGATACAAACAAATACTTTGAgataaacaaagaaataaaataataagacaAGAAAAGAAGTGTAATTTTGATTGTTCCGACTCTCGAGGGGGAATCACTTTGATGCAATAAGAGTTGTggtaaaaggaaaacaaaagattaaaagaaaacaaacgaTGAAGTTTATATTTGACTGAAAAAAATCTCCAAGTTACAAGCCACTTATGattgccaaaaaaaagaaaacccaaatatatacttgcaattttttatatttattatttaattttaataacactttttgtttactctctctctctctctctctctctctctctctatatatatatatatatatatatatatatatatatattgaacatCTTTTTTTAGAATCCCAATAATTTGGGTTCAACTAAAATAGAGTAATTTTATAACCgtaacaatttcacaacaattttttttttttttattcattggtAACTTGtcatttaagatttattgtgaagttgttgtgaaaaattgtgagagtagcatttctcacaaaaataatcttggccctccaaacatAATCcatagcattaaaaaaaaaaaaaaaaaaaaaaccaaattatgtCCTACTTGTAATCTCCTCATAGTTGTTGTAATCcctttagttagttagttagttagttgagATAATGATGAGTTAGTTAGGATTTGAGTATGTCATATGCACTCTACAAAATCAGTTTCGATCACCAATCCTTGATGCATTAATAGAGAATACCACCCAAGAATCTAAGATGCAAGAGCTTGAATTTCATGCCGTTGGACCAAGAACCAATTCTTGATGCATCAATGGAGGCTCTCACTCAAGAGTCTACGATTAAGGAATTGGCAATCCAAGTGTCGGTGATCcaagaataaaaaatgcaagcaTCAACAATTCTAATggttttagaatcaaatgaggTTTTAAGGATCCAAGAACATTTCAAGGTCCAAAGAACCAATGAGAtcttgaagattgaagaaccaTTAAAGACTCAATAATTTGAGAGTTTGAAGATCTACGAAAAGAAACCTTCATGTACATGAGACTGCTTGTCAAAGAGAAGTGCATAAATATGGTAAAATGTCACTAAGGTATTAGTCCATTGAAAGATCTCCTTTAATGAAAATGCCAACCACAAAAATAACAAGTGGACAAGGTGTTTAAAGGGGAGGGAAATGATAGAAACCCCAAAGTACGTCTTTTAATCTCCTCATAGTTCTAACCCCTTTAGTTGGTTAGTTGATTGAGATTAGGATGGGTTAGTTAGGATTTGGGTACATGTAGCTCATTTAACATATGACTTAATTTATAAAGCATATATTAAATTAACTAGCCAATTATCTTGAGCCACGTGAGCCAAGAAAATTAGAGTTAGTCttttataaatacataattgtaattcaacattagatatcattgaagaataaatcaatttcttaatctctctctctctctctctctctctctctctctctctctctctctctctctctctctctctctctctctctctctctctatggagGTTTAGGCCCCCTTGAAGTGGCCTACAACAACTACTATTCCAATTCGCCATTCTTACTTTTTCAcaattcatattcatattctAGCAAGTTCTTATCATGAAGATTGAAAGTTTCCTAAGAttgatcttctattttttattttttaagaattattaaatcaagttttattttcaatttttgtttctaaaattcaaaagttTCATGTTATCTTACATGAATAgagtagataaaaaaaaatataaaaataaaaattcactaCTTGGTTTATGTGAGATGAAAAACCATGTTTTCCAACAATTTAAGGAACAACTAAAAGACAATACAAGCTGTCATTTATTgttcaaatctatttttatcATTGAAATTCTTGTAATTTAGGAACTTTTGGAGTAGTTGTAAATACTAGTTTCTATATCAATAATAAGCAGCTAATTGGTATCAATCACAAGGGAGTCAATTTCATAATAGATGTTGTTTCAGTTTGGCTAGGAGAACGAAATTTCAGTATTGATCGATACCGGTGTACCATTTTAGGATTACcgctatttatatatttctatacataaatatgtatatatatatatatatatatatatttgtattatttatgtaagtatgaatttatgaatttttatatttatcaacaTAATATTTAAAGTCCACATATTTTATAAGCCTAAATATTAGCTTAAGTACATTAACTAATATAatagattaaataatttttttttaaataattttttttattgtactgGCCGAAATGTCAATATTGGCCAGTGCAGCTGAAATAAGTCCATATAACTTGATATTTTTGGTACATTTTGAAGGAGTACTGGTTTAATGGCCGGTATAGTATATTTCTCTAGTACAAACGATACCAGTACAGTATCTATAGGTTTTGGCTATTGTCACATGCCCAATTCATATCGGTTGAACTCGGGGCATGacaatatttaataatatataatatgatcctaaaaaaaaaaaggcatagaTTACATTCATTCATGGAAAAAAAAGGGACATGTTCTAAATTGATGCGTATTTTTATTCGTGTCACATACATACATGAACATAAGCTCGGATAATAGTTATCGAATATGTAGGAACTCGTCTACTTTGAAAttattacatgcatcaattagAGAGTCATATAGACTCTATCTCCTAAACGCTGCTCTTGATGGAAGAACTGTATCCTGTTTGGTCATCATAGTATTTCGACCACAGCATCACACCTCCATACTTGGCACTACCTTTAATGGCCGGAAGGACTTTAGAAGTTAAATCAGCAGCTGGAATGAAGCCACTCCCAGCTGCATTAGGTGAAGCAGGAAGTCCTAAGAAAAAATTGGTGGCAGGAATAGAGGTAGTCCATTGGTTCCAATAATTTACAAGATTTCCTGAGCTGTACTGGCATGGAGGGTTATTATAGAACTGTACCCATACATAATCAAATAGGCCTGTATTAAGGGCAGCTCCCATAAAAGCATCAGGAAATGGGCACTGAGGAGCTGCGGTTAAGTAAACTTTCTTTCCTTGTTTGCTGTATTCAGAGAGAAACCTTGCAAGCTCATCCCAATGTTGGGTTGTTCCCCCTTCAATATCAAAGTCAATTCCATCCAAAACAGCTGCTCCAAGAGGGCGAGATGAGGATTGTCCTCCTAAGAAGTTATTCCAAAGATAGGTCGCTACTTGTCTAGCATCGTCAGTTGAAGAAAGAGAATAGCTCCCTGCACCTCCTCCAATGGATAACATCACCTTAATTCCACTTGACTGACATGATTGTATCTCAGAGCTAAACCTGGTGCACCCATTAGTTGTTGGATCACAATGGCCAGCAAGGTTGATTTGGGGGTTTTGACCGTTGCCAAAGGTTGGAAGGAAAGGTATGTTGACAAAGGCATAATTACCTGTGGCACAAGTTTCTGCCAAGGTACCCTCATTTCCATTCTGACCCCAGTAGATTGCGATTCCACCAGCATTAGTACTAACCACTAGAATCAGAATTACTGATAAGAGAAAAGGTATTGAGCTTGCCGGATTTGATGCCATAGTATAGTAggtttcactacaaaaaaactggGCTATTGCAGCGGgccaaaaccgccgctaaagccccaaaaaccgCCACTATAGGTACATTTCACCTATTGCAGCGGGGGCTATTGCGGCGGTTCTCCCCGCCAGGCTTGTCGCGTCGCAGTATCCCTATTGCGGCGGTACAAAAACCCGCCGCTATAGATACGATTTTTAGCAGCAGTTTTAGTCTATTGCGGTGGGcataaaaccgccgctataggccCGTTCGAATTTGTTTCAAATGACTTTTAGCGGCGGGTCGTGCCCGCCACTATTGTGTTCACCTTtagcggcggtcaaaaagcgccgcaataggttcccattttatctattaaatgaaaccctattgcggcgctttttggCCGCCACTATATGTttgaacctatagcggcggtcaaaaagcgccgcaatagagtttcatttaatagataaaatgggaacctattgcggcgcttATAGCCCGCCGCTATAGTTCAAACAtatagcggcggtcaaaaagcgCTGCAATAGGGTTTcatttaatagataaaatgggaacctattgcggcgctttttgaccgccgctataggttctttttttttttttttttccagtgggCTTTGAAACTACTGTTTACATCAATTACAAGAGACAACCTGTTTCAAAGAACCTGTTTTGCATCAAATATATTGTTGAAACCTGTTACAAAGAACCTATAGTAGTTTTAGCTCTACTAACACAATAccacaaatataattaattaacaccacaaatgtctccaaactaacGTAATATTTGCATAGAAATATATTCTCAAATACATAACATTGTCCATAACCACcatcataaaattaacaaaaaaagatgtgGTCTTTTGAGTAAAACAACCATTCAAATTAAGCTAATACAATAATCAAAGTTCCAAAGTGTTTAACAAATATCcttcaacacttgcaaaaaatgcTTCCTCATTCTTCCATAGTTCTTTGTTCACAAAAAAGTCGTCGAACACCAAGATAAAACTTATAAGCTGCTTGGTTGATAGGATGCGGCTGACGATTTTGGCAGACTTGGAGAATGTTCGGCCAAAGGAACATCCTACATACAAAGTATGGTTACTCAATTAGTACGTataaatagaatagaatgacaAGAAAACAAATAACCACCAATTCCAAACATCTCTAGTTTAACAAAAAATGGAGCATAATCCTCCATTTGATTTGACTGAGAAACTCCAAGGTTTATATGTACCCAAAAAGGTCAACACCTTTTTTAATCTATTGCATtggtttttatatttaagttATTCAGATAAACCACAAAAACAATCTAGCCCGTTATAGATTTCTAGTTTTATTGAAAAGAATTGAACATCTACCTTATAATGCCTTAGTTGTTGTCTTTCTCTATCTTTATTGGTTTCCTTAACTCGAATAAACTCACTCGTTCTCACTGGTGCATTAATCTCTCTCATGACCAAACCATCTTAAGTGACTCTCAACACTCTCATTTTAATTACACTCATTTTGTGAATGTTGTTTCTTAACAACCCAACATTCAGTACCATATCCATCACTAATGCAAAGAGATTTGGACTTAGTGCTGATTCTTAATGCAAACCTATAGTAATAGGAAACTCACTTATAATGCCTTCACTCGTTCTCAAGACAGCTACATAAGTTCATTGTCTATTGCATTTCACAAATCAACCCTAAAGGTCTTCTATCACTATTGcttaattaattttactttaaaaaataaaaaacacattttttccTAGTGAAATTAGCGGTTCCATAGATAAATGTCATCCAAATACCCCCAACAACCCACATGGTTAGGTAGGACGAAATATAAGCAAAACAAGGTTTCTATTACTATAGGTTTCATTCACAAAGACAACTGGGTCGGCAATCTGCTTTGGTGAAGAAAGGGCAGAGCTACTCTTCTCAACCCCAGTTTCCTCAACCTTCCCTTCATCATTTCCCTACCTTCCCTTCATCATTTCCCTCAACTCCAACCTCTATTTCCATGGAAAATCCACGACATGCAACTCAAATACACAAACTGAACACCCAAAAcagataaaacaaaaaaaaataaataaataattcaaagtgaactttttttattttcttttcaaaattaaaacttcATCCATCACATGCAACTCAAGCATAAATACAAATgacaataacaaacaaaaacaaaaatagtatcTCAATTGCATATTCGtaccaaaaaaaatctcaaacccCATGATTCTAATAACTATAATTCACACTAAAACCAAACTTGATTGCTTTATATACCACTAATTATCAGTCCACAGCTATTTTATAGATGAAGAACAGCTCTTTACCTTAAACCCCGATATTCACCGTCAGTGGTTCATTTCTTAACACCACCGATTCGCACGAAGCTTTGAACCGCCAGATCGAGACACGCCCTCTCTTGTtcgtccctctctctctctcaccgaTTTCCCATGGGTGCGAGTCACAGTGCTTCGACGGTCATTGTGGGTCACTTGGTCACGGTGGGTCTGGGTCGTGGGTCACAGTTTGGTGGTGGATCGGATTTGGTGGTGGGTGAAATTTTGTGATGGCTGGATTTGGTGGTGGTTGATTTGTGATTTGGGGATTTCGTGGCTGGGTTTTTGCTTTGTAATTGGTGATTTGTGATGGATGGGTTTTGTGATTTGGTCCTTGTTTTGTAGTGGTGGTGGCTAGTGgtgggttgattttgggttggggTTTACGGTGGTGGAAGGTGGGTGGGTGATGGTGGCTAGTGGGTGTGGGTAGTGGTAGAGATGAGAGTGGAGATttcttcagagagagagagagagagtgtgtgtgtgtgtgtgtaa from Castanea sativa cultivar Marrone di Chiusa Pesio chromosome 11, ASM4071231v1 harbors:
- the LOC142615543 gene encoding acidic endochitinase-like, whose translation is MASNPASSIPFLLSVILILVVSTNAGGIAIYWGQNGNEGTLAETCATGNYAFVNIPFLPTFGNGQNPQINLAGHCDPTTNGCTRFSSEIQSCQSSGIKVMLSIGGGAGSYSLSSTDDARQVATYLWNNFLGGQSSSRPLGAAVLDGIDFDIEGGTTQHWDELARFLSEYSKQGKKVYLTAAPQCPFPDAFMGAALNTGLFDYVWVQFYNNPPCQYSSGNLVNYWNQWTTSIPATNFFLGLPASPNAAGSGFIPAADLTSKVLPAIKGSAKYGGVMLWSKYYDDQTGYSSSIKSSV